A genome region from Altererythrobacter aquiaggeris includes the following:
- a CDS encoding P-II family nitrogen regulator has product MKFIIAIIKPFKLDEVREALGGIGVEGMTVSEVKGFGRQKGQTEIYRGAEYTTNMLPKVKLEIAVSDALAPSVVETIQEVAGTGNIGDGKIFAFDLANATRIRTGETGETAL; this is encoded by the coding sequence GTGAAGTTCATCATTGCCATTATCAAACCATTCAAGCTCGACGAGGTGCGCGAGGCGCTAGGCGGGATCGGTGTCGAGGGGATGACCGTGTCCGAAGTAAAGGGATTTGGACGCCAGAAAGGCCAGACCGAAATTTATCGTGGTGCAGAATATACCACCAACATGCTTCCCAAGGTGAAGCTGGAAATCGCGGTTAGCGACGCCCTTGCGCCCAGTGTCGTGGAAACGATCCAGGAAGTCGCCGGGACGGGCAACATCGGGGACGGCAAGATCTTTGCATTCGACCTGGCCAATGCAACGCGCATCCGAACCG
- a CDS encoding endonuclease/exonuclease/phosphatase family protein — MKLKFASYNIHKAIGVDGVRDPDRIITVLRELNADIIALQEADTRFGIRKSVLSKAALDDTHWKPVQLGGNTPSLGWHGNALLVRRNLKVREADHIEIPTIEPRGAVRADLEVDGTHIRVVGMHLDLSGLRRRHQIRTVLDHINGHADAKPTVLMGDFNQWGVSSGAMTEFGRDWQCFAPGRSFPSRQPVARLDRIVASQHWQLDDSGVHHSALAAAGSDHLPVYADLSLPKKQAGA, encoded by the coding sequence ATGAAGTTGAAATTCGCCAGCTATAACATCCATAAGGCTATCGGTGTGGACGGGGTGCGCGATCCCGACCGCATCATTACGGTTCTGCGCGAACTGAATGCCGATATCATCGCGCTGCAAGAAGCCGATACGCGGTTTGGCATACGCAAAAGTGTCCTGTCCAAGGCCGCGCTCGACGATACCCACTGGAAGCCGGTTCAATTGGGCGGAAACACACCGAGCCTGGGTTGGCATGGCAATGCGTTGCTGGTCCGGCGCAACCTGAAGGTGCGCGAAGCCGACCACATCGAAATTCCCACTATCGAGCCGCGCGGTGCCGTACGTGCCGATCTCGAGGTGGATGGCACGCATATCCGGGTTGTGGGGATGCATCTCGATCTGTCCGGCTTGCGCCGCCGTCACCAGATCCGCACCGTATTGGATCATATCAACGGCCATGCGGATGCCAAACCCACTGTACTGATGGGTGATTTCAACCAATGGGGCGTCAGCAGTGGTGCGATGACAGAATTCGGGCGTGACTGGCAATGTTTCGCCCCGGGCCGAAGCTTCCCCTCGCGCCAACCCGTCGCACGGCTGGACCGCATTGTTGCGTCGCAGCATTGGCAGTTGGACGATAGCGGCGTCCACCATAGCGCGCTTGCTGCAGCGGGTTCGGACCATTTGCCCGTCTACGCCGATTTATCATTGCCTAAAAAACAGGCAGGTGCGTAA
- a CDS encoding pyridoxamine 5'-phosphate oxidase family protein yields the protein MADFSEHLTDDHIAMIGKQPVFFVATAAADARINLSPKGYDAFRVLGPKRVGYLDLGGSGNETNAHLLVDGRITVMFCNFEQPALILRIYGHGKPVLPADDGWADLAQHFTLMPGTRQIFDIDVESVQTSCGYGVPFMEMQAERPTLVRYHAKANPSQWAAKMALSRESIDGLPTRPTDRYIAGE from the coding sequence ATGGCCGATTTTAGCGAACATCTCACAGACGATCATATCGCGATGATCGGCAAACAGCCGGTCTTCTTTGTGGCAACTGCAGCAGCGGACGCCCGGATCAATCTCAGCCCCAAGGGGTATGATGCCTTTCGCGTGTTGGGGCCAAAGCGGGTTGGCTATCTCGATCTCGGTGGTTCGGGTAACGAGACGAATGCCCATTTGCTGGTAGACGGCAGGATTACGGTCATGTTCTGTAATTTTGAACAGCCTGCGCTGATATTGCGAATTTACGGCCATGGAAAACCCGTGCTTCCGGCGGATGATGGGTGGGCTGATCTGGCACAACATTTCACCCTGATGCCCGGAACTCGCCAGATTTTCGATATTGATGTCGAAAGCGTGCAAACATCGTGCGGTTACGGGGTCCCTTTTATGGAAATGCAGGCCGAACGTCCGACGTTGGTAAGATATCATGCCAAGGCAAATCCATCGCAATGGGCTGCCAAGATGGCGCTCAGCCGTGAAAGTATCGACGGGCTGCCGACACGGCCGACCGACCGCTACATTGCAGGCGAATAG
- a CDS encoding peptide chain release factor 3, whose translation MTLTRRTFAIISHPDAGKTTLTEKLLLQGGAIHLAGEVKARGQARRARSDWMKIEQQRGISVTSSVMTFERDGIIFNLLDTPGHEDFSEDTYRTLTAVDSAIMVIDAAKGIEPQTRKLFEVCRLRSVPIITFVNKVDREGRPLFELLDEIADMLALDVSPQMYPIGMGGQFEGILDYTTGKVARPEGPSREFLGKREADAVLPEEFAEEAELAQIGYPAFDLEAYRNGDLTPVYFGSALKNFGVTELIDAIAKYAPPPRPQPAGDDHIDPDHDEVTGFIFKVQANMDPNHRDRIAFMRQVSGTFKRGMKLTPSGLGKPIAIHSPILFFAQDREIADTAEAGDIIGIPNHGTLRVGDTLSEKDKIRFTGLPNFAPEILRRVLLKDPTKTKQLRKALDDLSEEGVIQVFYPELGAQHIVGVVGQLQLEVLISRLAAEYKVDAALEAAPFDTARWIKGPDEAKNRFEEFNRSNLAKDRDGDLVFLAKSVWDVNYQQEKNPELTFSATKER comes from the coding sequence ATGACCCTTACGCGCCGTACCTTTGCCATTATTTCGCATCCCGATGCCGGTAAGACGACGCTTACCGAAAAGCTGCTGCTGCAAGGCGGAGCGATCCATCTGGCAGGTGAAGTAAAGGCGCGCGGCCAGGCGCGGCGCGCACGATCTGACTGGATGAAGATCGAACAGCAGCGCGGTATTTCGGTCACCTCGTCGGTAATGACTTTCGAACGTGACGGGATCATTTTCAACCTGCTCGACACGCCAGGTCATGAAGACTTCTCGGAAGACACATATCGCACGCTGACGGCGGTGGATTCGGCAATAATGGTGATTGATGCCGCCAAGGGGATCGAACCGCAGACCCGCAAGCTGTTCGAGGTATGCCGATTGCGGTCGGTGCCGATTATCACCTTTGTGAACAAAGTTGACCGCGAAGGCCGCCCGCTGTTCGAATTGCTCGACGAGATTGCGGATATGCTGGCGCTCGACGTGTCGCCGCAAATGTATCCAATCGGGATGGGCGGCCAATTCGAGGGCATTCTAGATTATACCACCGGCAAAGTGGCGCGCCCCGAAGGTCCCTCGAGAGAGTTTCTCGGCAAACGCGAAGCGGATGCCGTGCTACCTGAAGAATTTGCCGAGGAGGCAGAGCTGGCCCAAATCGGCTATCCCGCGTTTGATCTCGAAGCTTACCGGAATGGCGATCTCACGCCGGTTTACTTTGGATCGGCGCTCAAGAACTTCGGGGTAACGGAGCTGATCGACGCGATCGCCAAATACGCTCCGCCGCCGCGCCCGCAACCGGCCGGGGACGACCATATCGACCCTGACCATGATGAAGTTACCGGTTTCATCTTTAAGGTGCAGGCCAATATGGATCCCAATCACCGCGACCGTATCGCGTTCATGCGGCAGGTATCGGGGACTTTCAAACGCGGCATGAAGCTGACACCGTCGGGCCTTGGCAAGCCGATTGCCATCCATTCTCCGATCCTGTTTTTCGCGCAGGACCGTGAAATTGCCGACACCGCAGAAGCCGGCGATATCATCGGCATTCCCAATCACGGAACCTTGCGCGTGGGCGATACGCTGAGCGAGAAAGACAAAATCCGTTTTACCGGACTGCCCAACTTCGCGCCGGAAATTCTGCGGCGCGTGTTGTTGAAGGATCCGACCAAGACGAAGCAATTGCGCAAGGCGCTTGACGATCTTTCCGAAGAGGGCGTGATCCAGGTTTTCTATCCGGAACTGGGCGCGCAGCACATCGTGGGCGTTGTCGGGCAACTTCAACTGGAAGTGCTGATTTCTCGTTTGGCAGCCGAATACAAGGTCGATGCTGCGCTTGAGGCTGCGCCTTTCGATACAGCGCGCTGGATCAAGGGCCCGGATGAAGCAAAGAACCGGTTTGAAGAGTTCAACCGTTCCAATCTCGCAAAAGACCGCGATGGCGATCTGGTGTTTCTGGCGAAAAGCGTGTGGGACGTGAACTATCAGCAGGAAAAGAACCCCGAGCTGACTTTTTCGGCGACGAAAGAACGCTAA
- a CDS encoding TetR/AcrR family transcriptional regulator, producing the protein MIDEESASKPVMAAPHVPRTARGRATRRKILDSAAIGFGEKGFHETSIVSITSRAGVALGSFYTYFASKDVLFRALVQDMSGSVRDAVAPAIAEQPPSLEREGKALAAFLSFAREHKELYRIIDEAEFVAPEAWQDHYATTATRIETRLAEMHEADQIRTVGEVEAWAIMGMNVFLGLRYGVQQDDADMETIAARMVMLLRQGLSR; encoded by the coding sequence ATGATCGACGAGGAATCCGCATCAAAGCCGGTGATGGCTGCACCACACGTGCCGCGCACGGCAAGAGGGCGCGCGACCAGACGAAAGATTCTGGATTCGGCGGCAATCGGGTTTGGCGAGAAAGGCTTTCACGAAACTTCGATTGTGTCGATTACTTCGCGCGCGGGTGTCGCGCTGGGCAGCTTTTACACTTATTTCGCATCCAAGGACGTGCTGTTCCGCGCGCTGGTGCAGGATATGTCAGGCAGCGTCCGTGATGCGGTTGCCCCTGCGATTGCGGAACAACCCCCTTCGCTGGAGCGTGAGGGCAAGGCGCTCGCGGCCTTTTTGTCTTTCGCCCGGGAGCATAAGGAACTCTACCGGATCATCGACGAGGCAGAATTTGTCGCACCCGAAGCCTGGCAGGACCATTATGCCACCACGGCTACGCGTATCGAGACCCGGCTAGCCGAAATGCATGAGGCGGACCAAATCCGCACAGTCGGCGAGGTCGAAGCCTGGGCAATTATGGGGATGAACGTCTTTCTTGGCCTGCGCTACGGGGTCCAGCAGGATGATGCCGATATGGAAACGATTGCCGCCAGAATGGTGATGTTATTACGTCAGGGGCTTTCCCGCTAG